One Photobacterium sp. TY1-4 genomic window carries:
- a CDS encoding cytochrome c peroxidase, with translation MNGSNLKFSAVALGVSLMLSACNGSESQPSPAVGSETSGTPPTTEGTQTVALTPKAQVTQGAQFSYQYALKPGQSLRLIEPPKLGEVTLAGDTLTYQAPSTASGADAFRLELVDADRVTEIRWLMRVDQNPPRFTQIDLQDPAAAPHWQCVSDAETHQGITWAVPTAPSQETYAWQDWVATLPNLAAQCFLSDSGFLGDSACNTAALIDYANAQQWCGKDDWRLPFGYEMKNLVSEQDYALDRNQAAIDPYFFPQVGFESYWLAEDASEQQVDNLAYRQSFGANRHAVAAQNKRKPASVMLVSGEYRDPTLPSQQVEPQPEAESFIRLNAHGQPLAREAQQDNYAQTPWRCLDDMRGLVRDNLFLRDGRFSYVYWLTPNPDDVTHTANTFVADTDVAQCDQDTCTLDGLLQQLNDANTCGRTDWRVPTAEELAMLLHQEVAGGDYSLLYQASLNHPKAGNYWVRTSSGFGTLALPSVSGLTPAPAQPGQQARVLLMATEFEPRATEDPRSLNNHGQPNMTRLRQDYATSPANWPAPFVDDIAQHQTMGLMPKPEFPHTNPYQADKVELGRQLFFDTFLSRAGDVSCASCHDPQKGWTDQREVSIGHDLQRGKRNAPTIVNSAFLPVLFWDGRALDLEQQALMPIQDPLEMAESLPHLVERLNAHPTYPASFEAVFRQGPITAEQLGMALATFQRTIVSQESRFDRFLAQAPTGETSALTDQELWGLDVYRRNGRCVNCHMGPELTNHAFENVGLTYYQAFFEDLGQFNVDGNSDSVGKFKTPSLRDVMNTGPWFHNGLVHTMDGVISMYSEGMASNAPFGWSKYDPNYPKLSEKIRPLNLTQQEAQALKAFMQAITADSPQHSATAEQLGQH, from the coding sequence ATGAATGGCTCGAACCTGAAATTCAGTGCGGTCGCGCTGGGTGTATCCCTGATGCTCAGTGCCTGTAACGGCTCTGAGAGCCAGCCGTCGCCGGCGGTTGGCAGTGAAACGAGTGGGACGCCGCCGACGACAGAAGGCACCCAAACGGTCGCCTTAACGCCGAAAGCGCAGGTGACGCAAGGAGCGCAGTTCTCTTATCAGTATGCGCTGAAGCCGGGTCAATCCCTGCGGTTGATTGAGCCGCCTAAGCTGGGCGAGGTGACTCTCGCGGGCGATACGCTCACCTATCAGGCGCCTTCAACCGCCAGCGGGGCAGATGCCTTCCGGCTTGAGTTGGTGGATGCTGATCGGGTCACGGAAATCCGTTGGTTGATGCGGGTGGATCAGAATCCGCCGCGCTTTACTCAAATCGATCTGCAGGACCCGGCAGCCGCGCCGCACTGGCAGTGCGTCTCGGACGCGGAGACGCATCAGGGGATCACCTGGGCAGTACCGACAGCGCCGTCGCAGGAAACCTACGCCTGGCAGGATTGGGTAGCGACGCTGCCGAATTTAGCCGCGCAGTGCTTTCTGAGTGACAGTGGTTTTTTGGGTGACAGCGCGTGTAATACCGCGGCGTTGATCGACTATGCCAACGCGCAGCAGTGGTGCGGCAAGGACGACTGGCGGCTACCGTTCGGCTATGAAATGAAAAACCTGGTGAGCGAGCAGGACTATGCGCTGGATCGCAACCAGGCCGCGATTGATCCGTATTTCTTCCCGCAGGTTGGCTTTGAATCGTACTGGCTGGCAGAAGATGCCAGTGAGCAGCAAGTCGATAACCTGGCGTATCGCCAAAGTTTCGGGGCGAACCGACACGCGGTGGCGGCCCAGAATAAGCGCAAACCGGCCTCGGTGATGCTGGTCAGCGGCGAGTACCGTGATCCGACGCTGCCGAGTCAGCAAGTTGAGCCGCAGCCGGAAGCGGAGAGCTTTATCCGCCTCAATGCACACGGGCAGCCGTTGGCACGGGAGGCGCAGCAGGACAACTACGCGCAGACGCCGTGGCGCTGTCTGGACGATATGCGCGGACTGGTGCGGGATAACCTGTTTCTGCGCGACGGCCGTTTCTCATATGTTTACTGGCTGACGCCGAACCCTGACGACGTGACGCACACTGCCAACACCTTCGTCGCGGATACTGACGTTGCTCAGTGTGATCAGGACACCTGTACCCTGGACGGGTTGTTACAGCAACTCAATGATGCCAACACCTGCGGCCGTACCGACTGGCGGGTGCCGACCGCGGAAGAGCTGGCGATGTTGCTGCATCAGGAGGTTGCCGGTGGTGATTACTCGCTGCTTTATCAGGCGTCTCTGAATCACCCTAAGGCCGGGAATTACTGGGTCCGGACATCATCCGGGTTCGGGACGCTGGCATTGCCGTCCGTTTCCGGCTTGACGCCGGCTCCGGCTCAACCGGGCCAGCAGGCGCGGGTGCTGCTGATGGCGACGGAGTTTGAGCCACGGGCCACCGAAGATCCGCGCTCGCTCAACAATCATGGTCAGCCGAACATGACCCGGCTGCGTCAGGACTATGCGACGTCCCCGGCGAACTGGCCAGCGCCGTTTGTTGATGATATCGCACAGCATCAAACCATGGGGTTGATGCCCAAACCTGAGTTTCCGCATACCAACCCGTATCAGGCCGACAAGGTCGAGCTGGGTCGGCAACTGTTCTTCGACACGTTTTTGTCACGGGCCGGAGATGTGTCCTGCGCCAGCTGTCATGATCCGCAAAAAGGCTGGACCGATCAGCGCGAAGTTTCTATCGGTCATGATCTCCAGCGGGGCAAACGGAATGCGCCGACCATCGTCAACAGCGCCTTTTTGCCGGTCCTGTTCTGGGATGGCCGTGCGCTGGATCTGGAGCAGCAAGCGCTGATGCCGATCCAGGATCCGCTGGAAATGGCTGAGTCGCTGCCGCATTTGGTCGAGCGGTTGAATGCGCACCCGACGTATCCGGCATCATTTGAAGCGGTGTTTCGTCAGGGGCCGATCACGGCCGAGCAGCTCGGCATGGCCCTGGCGACCTTCCAGCGCACCATTGTGAGTCAGGAAAGCCGGTTTGACCGATTCCTGGCCCAGGCCCCGACGGGAGAAACCAGCGCGCTGACCGATCAGGAATTGTGGGGGCTGGATGTTTACCGCCGCAACGGGCGCTGCGTGAACTGTCACATGGGACCGGAGCTGACCAACCATGCCTTTGAAAATGTCGGCCTGACGTATTATCAGGCGTTCTTTGAAGATCTCGGCCAGTTCAACGTTGATGGCAACAGTGACAGTGTCGGGAAGTTCAAAACGCCGTCACTACGTGATGTGATGAATACCGGGCCGTGGTTCCATAACGGGTTGGTGCATACCATGGACGGGGTGATCTCCATGTACTCGGAAGGCATGGCCAGTAATGCACCGTTTGGCTGGAGCAAGTACGATCCGAACTATCCGAAGCTGTCTGAGAAAATCCGGCCGCTCAATCTGACCCAGCAGGAAGCGCAGGCCCTGAAAGCCTTCATGCAGGCAATCACCGCCGACAGTCCGCAGCACTCTGCCACGGCCGAGCAGCTCGGACAGCACTAA